Below is a window of Andrena cerasifolii isolate SP2316 chromosome 5, iyAndCera1_principal, whole genome shotgun sequence DNA.
TTTTGATCTCCAATGTTTCCTGTTGGAACGCCACCAGGCAGTATCGGCGTTCCGAATAAATAATTTCAGACAAAACAGTTTTCGCTTCGGAGACTGAAGTGATCGCTTGCATTACAAAAGCCTTCAACAACGAGATTAGCCGTATATTGCATCCCTTAGTAATTAAAGAGAACAAGTTGAGATTTCTCGTATGATCAAGTTTAGCGCTAGGATGGAGATCCATTTACCGAACAAAAGAATACAGACGTATTCTGAGCAGATACTCTTGTTACGAATGAAGTTCTGATCGCTCTGTTTGCATAATGATATATAGCCCATGGTCTTTTATCAATTTACTTTACTTTAGAAGCCATATCCGACGAGATGTAATCTCTCCGAAAGCAGATGGTGTTGCAGTAAATGTTGGCTTGCAAGCTCGCGGTGCATTTGAAATTTAGTTATTACCGACATATCCTGCAGAAATCTCGCGATATGTTTGGTAGACCATCCGCAGTTGATGACCCTTCAATAGTGTTTAATACGTTAACGTGTATCAAAGGTGTCACGCTTGTTAATAATACATTAATGGAAAATTAGGTCAGTAAGACTTACAGAATTACAATAAACCAAGGATTTTTCACTTTACGCAGCACTACATTATTCACCAGTGCACATCTTATCAAGATTCATTTTACAAATCCCCGACATTTGGAAGCAGACGTAATTGTTCGATGTTGTGCAGAAAGAGAAGGCGAGATAAGGATTTGTTGCCACTTTATATGGATGAATAACATCATAGTCTTTAGAAGTTGCATTATAATCGTAATGTTAATAAAATGGAACAGTATTGTTCCCGGATATTTTGTATTACGAGGACCTGTACAATGCTGATCCATCATTTTCTATAGAGTTTTAACGAGAaagttcaaaagattttacaacAATACACTCTGTACTACACTTTCGCATTTGTTACAAGGTTTCGCTGCTATTTCGATGTATTACATTGCTTCTGATCTTTGTCTTGTATTTTCTAATAAACCCGAGGTTTCGCTTTGTAATCCAGGTAGAGGCACACGAGCAAGAAGCTACTATTGGTTGTGTACGTTGATGAGTTCTGCTTTCTAGTGCTTCATTAACTACTTTTAACAAATATTGTTGCAAGCGATAAATCATAACAGTTAACCGATTGTAATTTCCATTACATATCTTACGTTGTTTTTATCTGGGAGGAAAGATGTTTGTTCTGTGCAAAAGACTGGAAGGGAAACCATTATAACAGAACAGTGATTTGTTTTAATACTAAgaaacttttcttactttacgaACTTAGGAGATAAACAGTTGGTTGTTCTTTGAAAGTGCTAGATTTAATCAGTTCGAGTAGTTGCGTAGTGATAAATTCAGCAGTTAGTCCATCGAAGGGATCCGTTCCTGTTATTCTGTTAGACATTCGAAAGTCGTAAAAGTGAGTAAAATGTgattttgtaaattaacagtgaATTAAGGATCTTAATACAAACTAATTTTTTGATCACCTCGCTCATGAGGGAAGTGGTGGTatgatttataaataaaacaaacgacaatgataataaaaacaaatatcaACTCGTGTTCATGTTATTTATTAAGAAACAAGAAGCGCATCTAACAAGTCGAAATCATTTAACTCTTTCTTCCCTTCGATTTCCCCATATGTTTCCCTTTTATTCTTTTCCTCACTCCGACAAACTGCTccgtgtcgtcgtcgtcgtcattgtCACCTTGACGCTTCCTCCGTTTGCCCAGCTTCTTACTCTCCTCGATGTCCTTGATTTCCTGAAGCGATACAACGATGTGTTTCTGATTTTTCTTACGCTAACACGCTCGGTTTAAGTAACGAAAAATCGGATGTACCATTTTTACGATACGTTGCGCCTCAGCTACTCTTTCTTCGAGAACCATTACTTCCTCCTCCTCCGTGGGGTACAACGGCAATTGCTTCGATATTAATTGCTCTATCCTCTGATACAGTTCCACGTCGTACTGTGTTACGAATGTGATGGACCGACCAGAACGACCAGCACGCGCGGTACGCCCAACTCTGTGTATGTAATCCTTGCTGTGCGTAGGTATGTCGAAATTTATTACGATATCCACGTGAGGAATATCAAGACCCCTGTtaaaattagataaaaatatcaattaataaCTATCAGaggaaattactttttttaattttcctcggACTATATTTCACTCTTCACCTGCTGGCAACGTCTGTAGAAATAAGTATAGATCGGTTCCTCGCTTTGAATTTAGTGAGAGCAGCTATCCTTTTATTTTGCGACATTTGTCCGTGCAGCGGGACCGCAGTAAAGCCTAAGTTTCGTAAGAGAAGAGCAGTCCTTACTGTGTTGTTACAAGTTCcacaaaaaatcataaaactgtTGCCGGCTAGTTCGTTTAAAATATGTACCAGGTACACATCCTGCAATGAGAATTATTTGTAACGAGAGAAGTAAAAACTAGATAATTAGTTAAGATATTTTTACCTTGAATTTCACCGGAATGAATATGTAGTATTGCTGCAATTTTTCAACTGTCTGATATTTTGTAGAGACTTCCACCTTAACCGGATTCTGCAAAGATGCCCGTTGCAGTTTCTGCACTTTCTTGGTCATTGTTGCAGAGAACAATAACGTTCTCCTTTCCCGTGGAATCACTCTTAAAATCTTATCCACTTCTACCTCGAAGTCCATGTTCAGAATACGATCCGCTTCGTCCATGACCTACCAAAAACCGtattaaaaatacagaattgTTCGCAGTTACCAGCAAGAGCCAGAATACAATGGAATACCAATtaccaaaaattttaaagagcGCAGATTAAAGCCCTTAGTATTTTCCAAGTGGTCAACCAATCTTCCTGGTGTGGCAATTAAAACGTGTGGCTTTTTTGCCAACAGTAGCGCTTGGGACATCATGTCCATTCCACCTACTATTACAGCACATTTTACGCCGATACTTGACCCTAAAGTATaggaaaattacaaataataactAAGAGATCACGGTGCATCTTAGAACATCGAAACTATACAGCGTTACAACAATTATTACCTAAAGCTTCAAACTGTTCTGATATCTGAAATGCCAATTCTCTGGTAGGTGTTAAAATTAAGGCGAAATATCTTTGAGGGCTCTCTAATAATGCCTGTAGTATGGGAAGGGCAAAGGCGGCAGTTTTACCAGAACCAGTTTCTGCCAACCCTATTATATCTTTACCTACAAAAtaaggttttttttaaaaagaaaaatgtatcAATGTATTCTTCTAATTTGTATTTGCAATGTACACACATTGCTGAATTTACCCTGTAATGTTAATGGAATGGCTTCGGATTGAATTTTTGTTGGTGACTTCCACTTCAAATCCTCGCATGCCTTACATAAAGTATCTACGATTCCCTAGAAATAATTAATTGTGGTAAATAATGcgttattattatacatataacatcagtggcggatttaacagggcggctgatgagcagttccgcttaggcccctgcacagaaggcccccacagggccccatgaccaaaaaaaattatgattagtatccaaacactacattttttttcatactactacacttggcctgtttttagtaaactacctcttcattttcccgaaaaatgagcCCCTgtccagaaggccccctaggacccatttaaaaaaaaaatgattttaaccaaacactatatttttttttcatgtattagtagtaatacataaaaaaaatatagtttgattaaaatcatttttttttgtgtagacagcccgtttttaataaactacctcttcatttttccccAAAAATGGGAACTGAGAACGTTTGTCACGAGggtcttttttcttaaatccgcctctGTATAACATACCCTATTTATCGTCTTTCGTAAAATACTTCGCATTTTACGTGTTTAATACAAAAATGTAAGTGCTAGATATTCAGCCGTAACATTTGAAATACTGTTTAGAACTATCAcgaaatttattaatatgttttgtatcgttatttttatttacaatgcATTATAACCTAACCTACTATAACCTAACCACCAATgttccttttttaaaaatgtatttacatttataatcaTCGAAGGACACATCACACaatcacattattaaaatgtgtaTCCAATTAATTGTTATATCAATATTACTTAACAAGTGTTGGAAAAAGGTACATGAGGTGATTattttatttaggttatatttttaGACATGAACGTTTTGGGCTTACCAAATCTTGCCACGTTATTTCCTTAGTATCTTCTTCATCTGCCTGCTCTGTTGGattattttcttccatttttcTATATCTAATATTTACAAATCTATTTGCTTTTTGAATTTATCAAGATAGCTCGTTTCTGCTTTCTTATTATACAATAATTACACTGCCCACACTGGCTCACACTGTTAGACAGAAGACAAGAAAAACCTGTCAACCCCACTCCAGCAGCAGGGCCCCGGCCAACGTGGGGTGGAAATAACTTATCGGGTAGTTATTTTAGCGGGAcgtcaaccaatcaacgccaagatggaaaacgaaacgacgccagcgtcAAGCTAAGTCAACTACCAAGTCAAGCGAGGcggcagccaaccagcgtcgacaacctaaGTATTTTCTGGCGACGCTAGTTGGCCGCGGTTGggttcgcgttggcgccactggggtttggcttggcgctgggGTCAGTTCAcgctagagcactaaagaggtgagtatgcgcatccgccatattgggtcctctggagagagaagattattgagtacccgtctttttgagtattgtcaaattcgctttataaacaaaataggcgttgttgatattgatgcatggTGGTACGAtacattattagagtattttattagattcaagtttatatttggtttatacaGCGAATTTggcaatactcaaaaaggcggatactcaataatcttctctctccagaggacccaatatggcggatgcgcatacttacctccttagggcggtattctcagtcgctacttattcttaagcaagtgCTTGAGCATTCGGCATCCATTACTAGCTACTatgttagtagaggatgccgcatgcttaagcatttgcttaagaataagtagcgactatgaataccgcccTAGATTGGCTAAGCCTCGATATGCTACCTGATGGCGAAAATCAGAACCTGAAGGAGTAGGTCACCAGCAGGCAGCGTAAAGCCCGTTTCAGTAGCTGAACTCAATCCATATCCATAATTATCGCCAAAGTAAATTATTTTTCCGAAGAACGGGTATATAATTAACTGACTATTTTCTACAGATTTTTATTACACActccattttttcaaaatcattaCTCTTAAATGTAAAacgtattaaattttcattgaaaacagAAATATTCCGTTTACTGATTTAAATCTGCTGGAAACCCACTACGCATATGTAGCTGCGCAGAGGAAAGTTAAAAATACAATCGTATGACGGTGCTGATCGTATTTGTGTCATAATGGCGGTCACGGTTCTTCGTACGGTCCGCGAGAATTTCCCGTAAAGGAGGACATTCGTGCGTTTCGTTTTCCACATTAGTGCGTTGATTCTTCTGCATGATCACCACCGAGGGTAGTGATGACCTCGTACACGTTTTCGCAGAAGTCATTCAAGCCTGTGCCGCCGGAAAAGGGCAGCTTCCCCCTCGACCATGAGGGTTCGTGCAAAATGCTCATGATCGAGTATATGCGCTGTTTGTACAAGAATCAGAACGAAAACACAATGTGCAGAACCCTCGCCAAGGATTACCTTGCCTGTCGAATGGATAACCAGCTGATGGCGCGAGAGGAATGGTCTAATCTCGGTTACGCTGACCAAGTCAAGGAGACATAACAGCACGCGATTTATTGCTAATCGATTCTCGCGACCTTGTAGATCGCTCTTATCAGCCGACCAGAATTTACGAACTGTTACGCTGTGGCATTTCTCTTTCGTCTCGTCGAGAGGAATCTACGGATTTCAGAGGATATATACAAATTCACAGATAATAATATATACGCATTATAGATACGTGCGCGTTTATGTAAATACATCGGCAAACGATGGATCGATGGCTTCAACAGTGAATTTCATTCGAAACACGATCAAATTAAAGTGCAGTGAAGCCATTGAAACAATTTAACCCAGCATTTAAGATAGCCTGTTCCACAAAGACAATACCGCGTTTGTCATAAACATTTCGTAAGAAGATAAATCATCGTTAAACTTAGAGTCCCATTGTAGTTCCCTGTTGATCGAACTGATCGAGGCATCTTGAGTCAGGTGGCCTAAAACGTAGTCGTGTGTTGCAATATTCGGCTGGCTCGAGCCTACTTTATATTTCTCGTTGATATTACCCATAGCTTAGAGGTACATTTTATATTGCGACAGATAGCAGACAACGAATtattaagaaagaaataaagacaaATAAGAATCCGTTAGAATGGCGTGTATTTCTAGAAAGAAAGTTCTGATTGGATGTACTGGTAGCGTAGCCACGATTAAATTGCCAATGTTAGTAGAGAAGTTATGTCACAGCAATTTGGAAGTAAGAGTAGTAGTTACTGAGAAAGCAAAGCATTTCTTGAAGGAGGCAGTGTTGCCACTAGGAATCCAGGTTTTATCGGACACAGTAGAATGGGCAGCCTGGGAAGATAGAGGCGACCCTGTGTTACATATCGATTTAGTGAAATGGGCAGATTTATTCTTAATTGCTCCGTTAGATGCTAACACGCTTGGCAAGATAGCTAATGGTATATGCGATAATATTTTAACCTGTGTCGCACGTGCCTGGGAACCTTCGAAACCTTTGGTCTTTTGCCCTGCAATGAACACAAAAATGTGGGAGCATCCTGTTACTGTTCCGCAGGTATGGACTATCatcaaaaacaatatttttcatttttccgtTTTGTGTGATTTAATATATTCATGATATCTAATGTAagattctttcattttttttcaatgtcgatgtttaggtaattatttagaagttttccatcctcgccgatttcaatgatttttggatatgttgtcggggacacgattctgaacaactttttcctatacatgttacggccgctcgaccttcgtttccgagattttcgcgaaaaactgctgctactagacaactagggaattcaatcccgggatcctgggatcccggctgttttttggattctaaaactcccaggATTTGATaaatcaagttataacttatcccgagaatttcgggaatttttaaaaacgtaaattactttatgaacaactgaaaaatataaaaatggaatccaagaaACAgctgggatcccgggattgaattccctatacacaatgtattctgccgtatacctacctacagtacgcgtccgcgGCAgtgtatgcgccagcatgggacaaaacaaatgacgaagttgaccttcgtttccgagatatttgcgaaaaacttcttttgacttattccgacgcaacgcatttccactttccaacttgtcccgggtattatagtctgattttcg
It encodes the following:
- the Pths gene encoding putative ATP-dependent RNA helicase DDX47, with product MEENNPTEQADEEDTKEITWQDLGIVDTLCKACEDLKWKSPTKIQSEAIPLTLQGKDIIGLAETGSGKTAAFALPILQALLESPQRYFALILTPTRELAFQISEQFEALGSSIGVKCAVIVGGMDMMSQALLLAKKPHVLIATPGRLVDHLENTKGFNLRSLKFLVMDEADRILNMDFEVEVDKILRVIPRERRTLLFSATMTKKVQKLQRASLQNPVKVEVSTKYQTVEKLQQYYIFIPVKFKDVYLVHILNELAGNSFMIFCGTCNNTVRTALLLRNLGFTAVPLHGQMSQNKRIAALTKFKARNRSILISTDVASRGLDIPHVDIVINFDIPTHSKDYIHRVGRTARAGRSGRSITFVTQYDVELYQRIEQLISKQLPLYPTEEEEVMVLEERVAEAQRIVKMEIKDIEESKKLGKRRKRQGDNDDDDDTEQFVGVRKRIKGKHMGKSKGRKS
- the LOC143369309 gene encoding uncharacterized protein LOC143369309 — encoded protein: MTSYTFSQKSFKPVPPEKGSFPLDHEGSCKMLMIEYMRCLYKNQNENTMCRTLAKDYLACRMDNQLMAREEWSNLGYADQVKET
- the Ppcdc gene encoding phosphopantothenoylcysteine decarboxylase, with translation MACISRKKVLIGCTGSVATIKLPMLVEKLCHSNLEVRVVVTEKAKHFLKEAVLPLGIQVLSDTVEWAAWEDRGDPVLHIDLVKWADLFLIAPLDANTLGKIANGICDNILTCVARAWEPSKPLVFCPAMNTKMWEHPVTVPQISLLKSWGYKEVTCISKTLMCGDIGMGGMAEVDTIVQTTLRLINPWDPYSPADLRF